From one Lotus japonicus ecotype B-129 chromosome 3, LjGifu_v1.2 genomic stretch:
- the LOC130746073 gene encoding (+)-neomenthol dehydrogenase-like gives MVLVMADNTKQRYAVVTGSNKGIGFETVKRLASNGIKVVLTARDEKRGIQAVERLKSCGFSSSLVVFHQLDVTDPASIASLVDFVKTQFGRLDILVNNAGINGFNTHDMVGQTIKWRELPQTYEMAENCLTTNYYGVQQTTEAFLPLLKLSGSPVIVNVSSEAGLLKYISNEWAKRVLEDTEFLTEELIDEVLKVYMKDFKHGSLEHKGWPTYLSAYKLSKAAVNTYTRLMAYKHPKLCINCVCPGFVKTDMNRNTGSLSVETGAASVVRLALLPNGSPSGYFFASQDVSSF, from the exons ATGGTATTGGTAATGGCAGACAACACAAAACAAAG GTATGCTGTTGTAACAGGTTCTAATAAAGGGATAGGATTTGAGACTGTGAAACGGTTGGCCTCTAATGGAATCAAGGTGGTGCTCACAGCCAGAGATGAGAAGAGAGGGATTCAAGCTGTTGAGAGATTGAAAAGCTGTGGTTTCTCCTCTAGCCTTGTGGTTTTTCACCAGCTTGATGTCACTGACCCTGCTAGTATTGCATCCTTGGTTGATTTTGTGAAGACTCAATTCGGGAGACTTGATATCTTG GTGAACAATGCAGGAATCAATGGGTTCAACACACATGATATG GTGGGACAAACAATCAAATGGAGGGAACTGCCTCAAACTTATGAAATGGCTGAAAACTGCCTAACAACAAATTACTATGGTGTTCAACAAACAACTGAGgcttttcttcctcttcttaaGTTATCCGGCTCACCCGTGATTGTTAATGTTTCCTCTGAAGCAGGGCTACTAAAG TATATATCAAACGAATGGGCTAAGAGGGTGCTTGAAGATACTGAATTTCTTACAGAAGAGCTAATAGATGAGGTATTAAAGGTGTATATGAAAGACTTCAAGCATGGCTCACTAGAACATAAGGGCTGGCCAACCTACCTGTCTGCTTATAAGCTCTCAAAAGCAGCTGTGAACACCTACACAAGGCTTATGGCCTATAAGCATCCAAAATTGTGCATTAACTGTGTTTGCCCTGGTTTTGTCAAAACAGACATGAACAGAAACACAGGAAGCTTATCTGTAGAAACAGGTGCTGCTAGTGTTGTGAGATTAGCACTGTTGCCAAATGGTTCCCCTTCTGGATACTTCTTTGCTAGCCAAGATGTGTCTAGCTTTTGA
- the LOC130746065 gene encoding uncharacterized protein LOC130746065, whose protein sequence is MDGSQIHNPCECDNTEIEKTEMEIKDSSPFPLTLAVPGNPQTKSNLSVLSNRPESIFFTTVVPSKSRKTPLLAEALAFRLMCFETDSLQLYQCWHRRTKGRSYLDSIVRDCRFLATVFDFISFSFVRCTGNAVADFLARNASTYANSVWVEVVPHAAISIVDSDVMTSLPVNV, encoded by the exons ATGGATGGATCACAAATTCACAATCCATGTGAGTGTGACAATACAGAAATAGAGAAAACGGAGATGGAGATTAAGGACTCTTCTCCCTTTCCGTTGACTTTGGCGGTGCCAGGTAACCCACAAACCAAGTCTAATCTATCCGTGTTGTCCAACCGTCCAGAATCAATATTCTTCACCACCGTCGTCCCTTCCAAATCCAG GAAAACACCTTTGCTTGCTGAGGCGTTGGCGTTCCGCCTGATGTGTTTTGAGACGGACTCATTACAACTGTATCAGTGTTGGCACCGAAGGACAAAAGGGCGTTCTTATTTGGATTCCATTGTTCGTGATTGTCGTTTTTTAGCTACTGTTTTTGATTTTATAAGTTTCTCTTTTGTTAGATGCACTGGTAATGCAGTTGCGGATTTTCTTGCTCGGAACGCCTCCACCTATGCTAATTCAGTGTGGGTGGAAGTGGTTCCTCATGCTGCGATTTCTATTGTAGACTCTGATGTAATGACTTCTTTGCCCGTTAATGTTTAA
- the LOC130746066 gene encoding lysine-specific demethylase JMJ26-like translates to MATAENKSPFIEPPDELRCRRSDGKSWRCHHWRIHDSSLCEEHYFNARAKSLKYQKPNKPNASSASAPPMHHGEENNQRAVRATRRRSQKPKRFREEEEEASLPEVNAQVKRKCRKEEEEDPEGTVLLLDRRVRVREKIKKLLQSIEREEGEEGTMTRRRSFSSRNDQKLSSSSKSEKKSSVPLPRSCHQCQKNDNRVVRCQNCNAKRFCVHCIRRWYPQMSEEAIAESCPYCRGNCNCKACLCRKVPAMNSGNLGMPLNQDEKVQHLKHLVRTLYPFLEQFNHEQQLELEMEAKIRGLLLSDLEVNQTVCFADERIYCNNCKTSIIDFHRSCPNCSYDLCLTCCREIRVRRVPLDLHSFKKESPDICLGSGSKHVWRAMKNGAISCPPKDNDGCGHEYLELKCIHSQNWISELKEKVARLVKVHGLEDVAAVSAQCTLCFNSHDESDSINKKLRKAASREDSKDNYLYCPSASDAKCGDLEHFQGHWIKGEPIIVRNSLELTSGLSWEPMVMWRAMRELTYHHSKHLNVKAIDCLDWCEVEINIHRFFKGYSEGRTHRDSWPEVLKLKDWPPSNSFERKLPRHGMEFISALPYKEYTHPRSGFLNMATKLPKKSLKPDLGPKTYIAYGFAEELGCGDSVTKLHCDMSDAVNILMHTEEVTLRSEHLAKIEKLKQQYAAEDRSEPFQVLQEKNDCKGENVGDATGCISQPMHSGNLHRGQEFAKGGAVWDIFRRQDVPKLEEYLRNHFREFRHFYCSRVEKVFHPIHDQVFYLNSHHKRKLKEEFGIEPWTFIQNLGEAVFIPAGCPHQVRNMKSCIKVALDFVSPENIKECIRLTEEFRTLPSSHRANEDKLGVKKMCLHALSQAADDLENLVE, encoded by the exons ATGGCGACGGCGGAGAACAAGTCCCCCTTCATAGAACCACCAGACGAGCTCCGGTGCCGGCGGAGTGACGGCAAATCATGGCGGTGCCATCACTGGAGGATTCACGACAGCAGCTTATGCGAGGAGCATTACTTTAATGCCAGGGCCAAGTCCTTGAAATATCAAAAACCAAACAAACCCAACGCTTCTTCAGCTTCAGCGCCACCAATGCACCACGGTGAAGAGAACAACCAACGAGCTGTTCGGGCCACGCGCCGCCGGAGTCAGAAACCGAAGAGATTTcgcgaagaagaagaggaagcgtCTCTTCCTGAGGTAAATGCTCAGGTGAAACGAAAATGTCgaaaggaggaagaggaagacccTGAAGGAACGGTGCTGCTACTAGACAGGAGGGTCAGGGTCAGAGAGAAGATCAAGAAATTGCTTCAATCGATTGAacgtgaagaaggagaagaaggaacAATGACGAGAAGGAGAAGCTTTTCCTCCAGAAATGATCAGAAACTGTCTTCTTCGTCcaagagtgagaagaaatcGAGTGTTCCTCTTCCTCGGTCGTGTCATCAGTGTCAGAAGAATGATAACAGGGTTGTTCGCTGTCAAAACTGCAATGCCAAACGCTTCTGCGTCCACTGTATTCGGAGATG GTATCCGCAAATGTCTGAGGAGGCTATAGCAGAATCTTGTCCATATTGTCGAGGAAATTGTAACTGCAAGGCATGTTTATGCAGAAAAGTCCCAGCTATG AATTCAGGAAATTTAGGAATGCCTCTAAATCAAGATGAAAAGGTTCAACATTTGAAGCATTTGGTGAGAACATTGTATCCTTTTCTGGAACAATTTAATCACGAGCAGCAGTTGGAATTGGAGATGGAAGCAAAAATTAGAG GTTTATTGCTTTCAGATTTAGAAGTAAACCAAACTGTTTGTTTCGCAGATGAGCGTATATATTG CAACAATTGCAAAACCTCTATAATTGATTTTCATAGGAGctgcccaaattgttcgtatgATCTTTGCCTTACATGTTGCCGGGAAATTCGTGTTAGAAGAGTGCCTTTAGATCTGCACTCATTCAAGAAAGAATCACCAGATATTTGTCTTGGTTCAGGCTCTAAGCATGTGTGGAGAGCAATGAAAAATGGTGCCATTTCCTGTCCACCAAAGGATAATGATGGTTGTGGACATGAATATCTTGAGCTGAAATGCATACATTCACAAAATTGGATTTCAGAATTAAAGGAAAAGGTGGCAAGATTAGTCAAAGTTCATGGACTAGAAGACGTGGCTGCAGTTTCTGCACAGTGTACCTTGTGCTTCAATTCACATGATGAAAGTGACTCCATTAACAAGAAGTTGCGGAAAGCTGCCTCTCGAGAAGACTCAAAAGACAACTATTTGTATTGTCCTTCTGCTAGTGATGCTAAATGTGGGGATCTGGAACACTTCCAGGGCCATTGGATTAAGGGAGAACCAATTATTGTTAGGAATTCTCTTGAGTTAACATCTGGCTTGAGCTGGGAGCCAATGGTAATGTGGCGTGCAATGCGTGAATTGACTTACCATCATTCCAAACATTTGAACGTGAAAGCAATTGACTGCCTAGATTGGTGTGAG GTTGAAATAAACATCCATAGATTTTTCAAGGGATACTCAGAGGGTCGTACTCATCGTGACTCATGGCCTGAGGTGCTCAAACTCAAAGATTGGCCCCCGTCTAATTCATTTGAGCGGAAGTTACCACGTCATGGTATGGAGTTTATTAGTGCCTTACCTTACAAAGAGTATACACACCCTCGCTCTGGTTTTCTTAACATGGCCACAAAGCTGCCGAAGAAATCTTTGAAACCTGACTTGGGGCCAAAGACATATATAGCATATGGCTTTGCTGAAGAGCTTGGATGTGGAGACTCTGTGACCAAGCTTCATTGTGACATGTCAGATGCG GTAAATATCTTGATGCATACTGAGGAAGTGACCCTCAGGTCTGAACATCTTGCCAAAATAGAGAAGTTGAAACAACAGTATGCTGCTGAGGACAGAAGTGAACCTTTTCAAGTTTTGCAGGAAAAAAATGATTGTAAGGGGGAAAATGTTGGGGATGCGACAGGATGTATTAGTCAGCCTATGCATTCTGGAAATTTGCATAGAGGGCAAGAATTTGCCAAGGGAGGCGCTGTCTGGGATATCTTTCGGAGACAAGATGTTCCCAAGCTTGAGGAATACCTTAGAAATCATTTTAGGGAATTCAGACATTTCTATTGTTCTCGAGTGGAGAAG GTTTTTCATCCCATTCATGATCAAGTTTTTTATCTAAATTCTCATCATAAAAGGAAGCTGAAGGAAGAATTTG GAATTGAACCTTGGACTTTTATACAAAACCTTGGTGAGGCAGTCTTTATACCTGCTGGGTGCCCCCATCAAGTTAGAAACATGAAG TCATGCATAAAGGTTGCTTTAGATTTTGTCTCTCCTGAAAATATCAAGGAATGTATTCGTCTAACTGAGGAATTTCGCACTCTTCCATCAAGCCATAGAGCAAATGAAGATAAACTTGGG GTGAAGAAAATGTGTCTCCATGCATTGAGCCAGGCTGCAGACGATTTGGAGAATCTCGTGGAATGA
- the LOC130746063 gene encoding (+)-neomenthol dehydrogenase-like, with amino-acid sequence MKEATQRYAVVTGANKGIGLEIVRQLASVGIKVVLTARDDKRGLQTLQTLKASGLSDLVVFHQLDVADAASVASLADFVKSEFGKLDILVNNAGIIGAKIKDNDLYNLAICNFGVLSEDDGDKAMTQTYELAEECLQTNYYGAKITTESLLPLLHLSDSPRIVNVSSSLGKLECVPNGWAKGVLSDVDNLTEEAVDGVLKRFLKDFQQGSLESKGWPKTLSAYIMSKAAMNAYTRILARKYPTFCINSVCPGYCKTDITVNNGFLTAEEGAASPVRLALLPLGSPSGLFYYKGDVSSF; translated from the exons atgaaagaAGCTACACAAAG GTATGCAGTAGTGACAGGGGCAAACAAAGGAATTGGATTAGAGATAGTTAGGCAGTTAGCTTCAGTTGGAATCAAGGTGGTGCTTACAGCAAGAGATGACAAGAGGGGTCTTCAAACTTTGCAAACTCTCAAAGCCTCAGGTTTATCTGACCTTGTAGTTTTTCATCAACTAGATGTGGCTGATGCTGCAAGTGTAGCTTCTCTGGCAGATTTTGTCAAATCAGAATTTGGGAAACTTGATATTCTG GTGAACAATGCAGGGATTATTGGAGCTAAAATTAAAGACAATGATTTATATAATTTGGCGATTTGTAACTTTGGG GTGTTATCAGAAGATGACGGGGATAAAGCAATGACTCAAACATATGAGTTAGCTGAAGAATGCTTGCAAACAAATTATTATGGTGCTAAAATCACTACTGAGTCCCTTCTACCTCTCCTACACTTATCTGATTCACCAAGAATTGTGAATGTATCATCCTCCCTGGGGAAGTTAGAG TGTGTACCAAATGGATGGGCTAAAGGAGTCTTGAGTGATGTTGATAATCTTACAGAAGAGGCAGTGGATGGAGTATTGAAAAGGTTTCTCAAAGATTTCCAACAAGGTTCATTAGAAAGTAAAGGGTGGCCTAAGACTTTGAGTGCATATATTATGTCCAAAGCTGCTATGAATGCCTATACAAGAATTCTTGCCAGGAAATACCCCACTTTCTGCATCAATAGTGTTTGCCCTGGTTATTGCAAGACAGATATAACTGTCAATAACGGTTTCTTAACTGCTGAAGAAGGTGCTGCTAGTCCTGTGAGGCTAGCACTGCTTCCCCTTGGAAGTCCATCTGGGCTCTTCTATTACAAGGGAGATGTGTCATCCTTTTGA
- the LOC130746069 gene encoding glycosyl hydrolase 5 family protein-like, translated as MLGNMTTQSLFLLLLVSILASHSNAYPLSTQGRWIIDESTGQRAKLVCANWAGHLQPMIPEGLDRRPLKEIVSELVKHKFNCVRLTYAIYMWTRYGGHIVSGTFDGLDVPEVVAGIAKNNPSVLKMTHIQVFEAVVHELGAQNVKALLDNHVSEPKWCCNDDDENGFFHDRHFDPQEWVQGLTLAAKHFAGHHPVVAMSLRNELHGPRQNLNDWYKYMSQAALAIHKSNPNVLVLISGLNYDTELQFLRNKPLKIDLGKKLVYETHLYSWSGIETLKLKEIWTKQPLNRICSQSIEGIDYRAGFLTSGKNAAPLIFTEFGFDQTGSSVEDNRFLTCLQTYLLGRDLDWGLWAFQGDYYIKQDNVQVQETFGVLDTTWHNLRYPNFTAKFQLLQRKNQDPTSKAPNAYILYHPLTGQCVKVNNKNELEVGSCEKPKRWVYGGDRSQVLLHDNKKCITASGEGLPVSVSDECQSKISSWKSVSLSKLHLATKDKDGKQLCLQKDSNSSRILTSKCICIDDDSQCLNDPQSQWFQLVATNV; from the exons ATGTTGGGAAATATGACTACACAatccttgtttcttcttctccttgttTCCATTTTAGCATCACATTCCAATGCTTACCCTCTTTCAACCCAAGGCAGATGGATCATAGATGAATCCACAGGGCAAAGAGCCAAACTTGTGTGTGCTAACTGGGCTGGTCACCTTCAGCCAATGATCCCTGAGGGTCTAGACAGAAGGCCATTGAAGGAGATTGTTTCTGAGCTTGTCAAACACAAATTCAACTGCGTTCGCCTCACCTATGCAATTTACATGTGGACACGCTATGGCGGTCACATTGTGAGTGGCACCTTCGATGGTTTGGATGTGCCGGAGGTGGTGGCTGGCATAGCCAAGAACAATCCTTCTGTGTTGAAAATGACACACATTCAGGTCTTTGAAGCTGTGGTTCATGAACTTGGTGCACAAAATGTGAAAGCTTTGCTTGATAACCATGTTAGTGAGCCAAAATGGTGCtgtaatgatgatgatgagaatgGATTCTTTCATGACAGACACTTTGATCCTCAGGAGTGGGTGCAGGGCCTTACTCTGGCAGCCAAGCACTTTGCAGGACATCACCCC GTTGTGGCAATGAGCTTGAGGAATGAGTTGCATGGTCCACGCCAAAATCTGAATGATTGGTACAAGTACATGAGCCAAGCAGCACTGGCCATCCATAAATCAAATCCAAATGTGCTTGTGCTGATCTCAGGTTTGAACTATGACACTGAGTTGCAGTTTTTAAGGAACAAACCATTGAAGATTGACTTGGGTAAAAAATTGGTCTATGAGACACATTTGTACTCATGGTCTGGAATTGAAACACTCAAATTGAAAGAGATTTGGACCAAGCAACCATTGAACAGGATATGCTCCCAGAGCATTGAGGGGATAGACTACAGAGCTGGGTTCCTTACCAGTGGTAAGAATGCAGCTCCTTTAATCTTCACTGAGTTTGGGTTTGACCAAACAGGTTCTTCAGTGGAAGACAACAGGTTCTTGACATGCCTTCAAACTTATCTTCTTGGAAGAGACTTGGATTGGGGTTTGTGGGCATTTCAAGGTGACTATTACATTAAACAGGACAATGTTCAAGTTCAGGAGACATTTGGTGTACTGGATACCACTTGGCACAATCTGAGATACCCAAATTTCACTGCCAAGTTCCAACTTTTGCAAAGGAAGAATCAAG ATCCTACTTCAAAAGCCCCCAATGCATATATCTTGTACCATCCACTAACTGGTCAATGTGTCAAAGTGAATAACAAGAATGAACTTGAAGTTGGTAGCTGTGAGAAGCCAAAAAGATGGGTTTATGGTGGAGATAGGTCTCAGGTTCTTTTGCATGATAACAAGAAGTGCATAACTGCATCTGGTGAAGGGCTTCCAGTTTCTGTTTCTGATGAGTGCCAGAGCAAGATCAGTTCTTGGAAATCTGTGTccctttctaagcttcatttgGCTACTAAGGATAAAGATGGGAAACAACTTTGCTTGCAGAAGGATTCCAATTCATCCAGGATTTTGACTTCAAAATGTATCTGCATAGATGATGATTCTCAATGTCTGAATGATCCCCAAAGCCAGTGGTTCCAGCTTGTTGCCACTAATGTTTAG
- the LOC130746064 gene encoding (+)-neomenthol dehydrogenase-like, protein MVMADNKKQRYAVVTGSNKGIGIETVKGLASNGIKVVLTARDEKRGIQAVERLKGCGFSSSLVVFHQLDVTDPASIASLVDFVKTQFGRLDILVNNAGINGFNTHDMVGQTIKWRELPQTYEMAEQCLTTNYYGVQQTTEAFLPLLKLSDSPVIVNVSSEAGLLKYISNEWAKRVFEDTDILTEELIDEVLKEYMKDFKQGSLEHKGWPTYLSAYKLSKAAVNTYTRLMAYKHPKFCINCVCPGFVKTDMNRNTGSLSVEKGAASVVRLALLPHGSPSGYFFASQDVSTF, encoded by the exons ATGGTAATGGCAGACAACAAAAAACAAAG GTATGCTGTTGTTACAGGTTCTAACAAAGGGATAGGAATTGAGACTGTGAAAGGGTTGGCCTCTAATGGAATCAAGGTGGTGCTCACAGCCAGAGATGAGAAGAGAGGGATTCAAGCTGTTGAGAGATTGAAAGGGTGTGGTTTCTCCTCTAGCCTTGTGGTTTTTCACCAGCTTGATGTCACTGACCCTGCTAGTATTGCATCCTTGGTTGATTTTGTTAAGACCCAATTTGGGAGACTTGATATCTTG GTGAACAATGCAGGAATCAATGGGTTCAACACACATGATATG GTGGGACAAACAATTAAATGGAGGGAATTGCCTCAAACTTATGAAATGGCTGAACAATGCCTAACAACAAATTACTATGGTGTTCAACAAACAACTGAGgcttttcttcctcttcttaaGTTATCCGATTCACCCGTGATTGTTAATGTTTCCTCCGAAGCAGGGCTCTTAAAG TATATATCAAACGAATGGGCTAAGAGGGTGTTTGAAGATACTGACATTCTTACAGAAGAGCTAATAGATGAAGTTTTGAAGGAGTATATGAAAGACTTCAAACAAGGTTCCCTAGAACATAAGGGTTGGCCAACCTATCTATCTGCATATAAGCTCTCAAAAGCAGCTGTGAATACCTACACAAGGCTTATGGCCTATAAGCATCCAAAGTTCTGCATTAATTGTGTTTGCCCTGGTTTTGTCAAGACAGACATGAACAGAAACACAGGAAGCTTATCTGTTGAGAAAGGTGCTGCTAGTGTTGTGAGATTAGCACTGCTGCCACATGGTTCCCCTTCTGGCTACTTCTTTGCTAGCCAAGATGTGTCTACCTTTTGA
- the LOC130744760 gene encoding MADS-box transcription factor 47-like, whose product MAPPKKPNEKKSKAVKKVEEEENHRNVTFSKRKAGLFNKLTELSILCQAETALIIASPNDKLYACGYPSADAVIRRFLTRGPPAAAGGNMNDEERLETLRAMYDAVQEQLKEEKKKLHEIMEEQKRNPGVFPSWWETPMDEMDLDGLEIFKKSLENLRLNLVMRYNTATPQPLSVVFTPPPSPQPPVTNFSINWQQVMQDENRNYYNIERGCTSAGASVTLPPFAPPQSVIPPPPLAVVSDNCHGWQEVENGNCIEFESGSTSSGYDNTGVTLAPFPPSFDYCSTNGSVMHAPSGFGQFFY is encoded by the coding sequence ATGGCTCCTCCCAAGAAACCAAACGAGAAAAAATCCAAGGCGGTGaagaaagtggaagaagaagaaaaccaccGCAACGTGACATTCTCGAAGCGGAAGGCGGGGCTGTTCAACAAGCTGACAGAGCTCTCCATTCTCTGCCAGGCGGAAACTGCACTGATCATCGCCTCCCCGAATGACAAGCTCTACGCCTGCGGCTACCCCTCCGCGGACGCCGTCATACGCCGCTTCCTCACACGAGGTCCCCCCGCCGCCGCGGGAGGAAACATGAACGATGAGGAGAGGTTGGAAACCCTTAGGGCGATGTATGATGCTGTTCAGGAGCAGttgaaggaggagaagaagaagctgcatgAGATCATGGAAGAGCAGAAGAGAAACCCTGGGGTTTTTCCTTCTTGGTGGGAGACTCCGATGGATGAGATGGATTTGGATGGtcttgaaatattcaagaaatCTTTGGAGAATTTGAGGTTGAATTTGGTTATGCGGTATAACACTGCCACGCCGCAACCGTTGTCTGTGGTGTTTACTCCTCCTCCGTCGCCGCAGCCGCCGGTGACTAACTTTTCCATCAACTGGCAACAAGTTATGCAGGATGAGAATCGGAATTATTATAACATTGAACGTGGGTGTACTAGTGCTGGTGCCAGTGTCACGCTTCCTCCGTTTGCGCCGCCGCAATCAGTGATTCCACCTCCGCCGTTAGCGGTGGTTTCAGATAACTGTCATGGGTGGCAAGAAGTGGAGAATGGGAATTGCATTGAATTTGAAAGTGGAAGCACTAGCTCTGGCTATGATAATACTGGTGTCACACTTGCTCCGTTTCCTCCAAGTTTTGATTATTGCAGTACCAATGGCAGTGTCATGCATGCTCCTTCCGGTTTcggacaatttttttattag